The genomic DNA TTTGGCATCGTTTCCTGGGGCCACAGCTGCGCCAGCCCTGGCTACCCTGGGGTCTACACAGCCGTGGCCAACTTCCAGAAGTGGATCTACAAGACCATTCTCCAGAAATAAGGGctgccttcggggggggggggggatgccgcTCACgctcctttgggggggggagggctggagAGCCTGGCAGTGGCTGTGGGTTTTTCCCTatgaggggggggcaggaagggCCGTGTTCTCCTTCTGCCTTGGATCTCTCGGGCTCCAGTCCCGTGACTCTCAAGGGGAAACTGGCCCACGGGGGGCTGGAAGCTCCCTGCCAGAGATCCCGTTTGCCCTCCCCTGCCAAGTGCCCATCATCCCCTCCCCGGCCCTCTCCGTGTTCTCTTCTGAAGAAGCCCAGAGAAGACCTGGGGCtgagcccccccaccccctagACCCCCGGCCTCCTCTCAGTCGCAGTTCTGCAATGACGGGCAACAACTTTAAGAAAACTGTTGTAGGTTGTATGTATTCAGCACAACCGGAAGCTGTACAGACCCCAAAATAAAACACATctgccaaagagagagagagagagagagagagagagagaggggggaggtgcCACAGGGATAAATCCTGATGTTACTGGAAGCTTCTCTCAGCTTTTTTGAAGCTGAACACCTAACAGGGATGGCATTTGTCAAGCTGGAACGAAAAGGCTtgccacacagacacacacacacactgctctgAATCTGTATTCTGAGCTCCAGAGGTGTTtttgtttcccttccctttcctccactccccacttccttccttccttccttccttccctccctcctccatattccttcttccctcctgacctccctccctcccctttccctccctctgttttcctgcatttcttttttattcGGGGTGCCAGCAATGACGCAGACCAGGAGCTGTTCTTGATTTTTGCAGCCGGCTCCTCCTGCAGAGAGCGGGAGGGTGGGAGTCTCAGGCTCCGCGGCCCCcaagggaggaggagggcctGGCTGCCTTCCGTTTAACACAATCCACATGTGACGGTGATGCAGGCATTACGAAAACCCACTCATTGATGGCAGCCTGGAGAGCCGGGTTGCTAAGAGACGGAGCCCAGCTCATCTGGGGGCACAAGAGGCCCGAATCCTCCTGCCACGCAAGGGATGGGGgctgcgggtgtgtgtgtgtgtatgtgcgcatgTACACAAGGGAGGGCTGATCAAAACGTCACACCGAAACATCATTTGTTGAGCAATGGCTTTCTAAGTGAACCACAACTGGCTGGACTCACACACATTTCCGGAAGTGAGAGAGCCTGTCAGATGGTTAGCCCCACAGGTGACCTAACCCAGCCACCCAAACATCACCCCAAAATCTGAAGTCCCCCCTTCTCTCATAGCCAAATTGCCTTCCTGTTAGATGAAGATAAAGGCAGAGAATCCAAGCTGAACTCCCACTCCTTCCATCACCAGCCTCcacataacagaatgacagagctaaaaagggaccctggaggtcttctagtccaactccccccccccgcttcaggcaggaaaccccatttaCCGTTTCAGATAAAAACCTGCCCAATCTCTATGCTGAGGTTTCCCTGCAGCCTCCTCTGGGCTTAGCATAAGTCGAGTCAGCCTCATTTCATTAAGCAGCGGCCTCCCCCAATCATAGTTCCAGGCTTTGGCTGTTCCCTGTTCTCCTCGTGGGTGGGGTGCAGCCCTTAGGGGACCCTCTGAGGATCAGAAATAAGGGGCTGCATGTCCCAAATATCTGGGACGCCCTAACGAGGGCCTCGAAGAAGCTGGCTCTAGCCCTGGAGTTCCCAGCCTTTTTTGGGCCAtgaagcatctctaaaatcctgacgcccctcccccccaacatataattcttactttactcaaaaagggAACTCTGCTCACGCGGAGGAAGCCTCAAAGGTCATTTGTGCTCTGGCCGAAAGGGAGGAGAATTGGAGCACCAGCAGCCTGGACAGCTACTGTGGGGAGCTGTTCCTTCagcacctccctcccttcctgccacccacccacccacccactgcccCCTTAAGGAGCCAGGCAGGCGACCCCCAATAGCCCCACCCCCTTGCAGGGAACTGACGACTTAaataccccctccctccctcccccattcctGAAGCCCCCCAATTTCCACACGCCTGAGAACCCCAGAAGATCCACACACCCCACCAGAGATGGGTCTGGATTACAAAGAGCCTCTGCTTTATGTCTCCATGTTATGCCCACTGCATGCTATTTGCATCGATCTCTTCAAAGGAACCACATTTGAGGGTTTCCAAAGGATGGACAGGCGccagaatcccttatgccgcaATTtaccaaaaaggggggaaaaatctgaaCCTGAAATTTGGAAAGATGAGGCACGATTCAGATGGGAAACATCTCCTCTGGAAGGCTGGGATGAGTCTTCCTCTggggcaaacccccccccccccatgctcccctgcTTATCCTGGTTATGGGGGCAGACCACCCTTGCCTCCCAAAGGGAGCTTGTGGTCAGGGTCCCCTCTGCTGAGCTGCTCACTGTctgtacttcccccccccccacagctccccccacccccagaggcTTTGGGTGCGTTCAGATCCTCCAATCTGATAAACAGATCCATTCATCCTCCAGATGCGCCCCTCCCTGGATCTCTCCTTTTCCGCTTCCAGGATCCACACAAGCCACCAGCTCCTTCCtcctgaggaagaggaggaggaggaggaggaggaggaggaggaggaggaagcaacgTCATGGCAACCATCCATACAGACATATCAAATCTGTCAGATTCAGCCTCTTTCATTTTCTTGCTTTTGAGAAAATATCAAATTTGTTTTTCcttgcttctttcttccttcctttctttccttccttctttttctttttttccttcccttccttctttctctttccttccttctttctccttctttctttccctccctctcttcctttttttagtGAAAATCTTCATTGGACACCCCCCAAGGAGTTCATGCCATCTTCCCCTTTCTAACTGAATTCACAAagaattgaaaggggggggggaaccagcccACCACTATTTTCAGCTTTAAAATCCACCTGGAAGAATTAGctggttttgggggggggagttgtaaCCCACCTACCCACAAAATAAGTAAGAAGgaaaggttggggggaggggttgccATATACAGCTGCTAAGCTTGTGGGCATCTAAGGCCCCTATTTTCTGGGGGTCCAAAGTTCGTCTTCCCATCTGCCCAGATGAAAGGACAGGAGCAGAGTAGATACGGGGCTGGGCAATTTGAAGCTAATGGCCAGCGAGGCTTCCATCTCCAGATTAAGGCCGAGACGGGGCACCAGATTAAATTCTGGCGGGGCCACTTTAGAGGCCAAGGACGATCAGAACCGAAGGGgaagcggggcgggggggggggctccctcaGCAGCCTCTCTCCATCAAAAGGGAGGGATTGGCCCCTCCGTCTTCCGGGCTCTATGGATGGAAAAGGCCGCCAGGCGATGCGACCGCGGACGCTTTTAGGGGACCCCCGACCCGCCGCCGGCTCTTTCATCGCCCCCCCTCCCATTCCGGAGCTGCCCGGCGGCCCCTTTGCGCAACCCGGACCCCCCCCCTCGTGCGCGCGGACacgggggcggaggggggggcgaAGGAGGGGGAGCCGCGCAGGGCCGGCGCGCGCCCGGGGCGGGCTGGGAGGCGGAGCAGGATCATCGCCGTGCCTGCCGCTTCTCCTCCTTCGgccgcggctgctgctgctgctcgggCGATCGCGGCGGCGGAGGAGCCCAGCTGAGCCGGGGCCGGGGCGCCGGTGGTGGTCGGCCATGGCGGCGGCGCTGCTGCCCTGGCGGCGGGACAAGTGGGTGCTGGTGGGGCCGGAGGAGCGGAAGCGGCCGGGGAAGGGCTGGGCGCCGCGGCTGAGCTGCGCCTCGCTGCTGGCCTCGCTGCTGGGCTGGTGGCCGGAGCTGTGGGCGGCGGGGGCGCTGGGCGGGCTGTTCCGCGGCCGGCGCCGGACGGCGCAGCTGAACGCCGAGGAGCCCACCTTCCGCGTCTGCTACCTGGGCAACGCGGCCACCCTGCAGGCCAAGGGCGAGGGCTGCGCCGAGGCGGCGGTGGAGAAGCTCTGGGCGCGCAGCCAGGCCGGCCAGCGCGGCGCCCGCATGCAGCTCAGCCTGGGCCCGCAGGGGCTCCACCTGCGCCCGGCCAGCGCCGCCAAGGAAAGCCGCCGGCCCGGCCACGCCTACCTGCTGCACCGCATCACCTTCTGCGGGGCCGACCGGCGCCACCCGCGCGTCCTGGCCTGGGTCTACCGGCACCAGGTGAAGAACAAGGCGGTGGCGCTGCGCTGCCACGCCGTGCTGCTCTCCCGGGCCGAGAAGGCGCAGGCGGCCGCCCGGCTCCTCTTCCAGACCTCGGCCGCCGCCTTCAACGAGTTCAAGCGGCTGCAGCGGCGGAGCGACTCGCGGCGGCTCCAGCGGCAGCTGCTGGGGGAGGCGGTGGTCCCGCTGGCGCCCCTCCGCCGGCTGCTCAACGCCAAGTGCCCCTACCGGCCGCCCCCGGAGCGAGGCCGCAACGCCCCCCGGCTCAGCTCcatccaggaggaggaggaggaggaggaaggggagaaggagaagaggaagaacgaGCGGCCCGCCTTCTGCACGCCCACCCGGGCCACCCACGACTGGCTGGCCACCCGCACCACCGTCCTCTGTGCCATCGGCAGCCTCGGCCCGACCAGCCCGGCCGGCCACCCCTGCGGCCCCCTTCTTCCCGACGCCAAGATGACCAGGGGCCTGGAGCGGCCGGAGATTCAGACTTTGGTGCGGGAATTCCAGTTCTGCAGCTTGCGAGGTGCGCTGCCGGTGGGGGAGGCGGCCTCCTGGACACCTAGCCGGCAGCTCCCTTGCCTCTCCCGCTAGGAGGGCCCAAGCCatagtttttaaagttttaaattcCTGGAGATTTGGGCAGGAGAgaccagtttggggggggggggggcttccatgCTGTTCCCTCCTGGCAACAGATCCAGAGTTTGACAATCGAGACCCAACCCTCCTCCCCCAATGCTTGTCCACTGTGTTCCACCGTCTGTCCAGCCTCACATTATCGCAGCTTTTTCTGGCTTGGTGAGAAACAACCAAAAGCTTTGCGTCCTTTTCTGTGGATTTTGGAGAGTGGCAGAAGAAGGAAGCCCCTGTGAGCTGGTGCTCAGCAGGATGGGACTCTTGGtacattggggggaggggggcagtttTTGCATATTTGGTGGCcttgaggagggagagaggatggtGTTTGTACTTGCTGAACTAcaaaaaatgtgggggggggggagggagggagaaacgcCTTTAAATAAACTCTCTCTGGGTATCTGCAGAGGTTGGTTAGTACGGAAaccacattttgcatttcttttatcTTGGTTCCCACCAGTTTGGAGGTCAAAATTGTGCAGGTGGGGAGGAGGGTTAAATAGAGACGGCAGGGGGCTTCCTCTCTTGCCCCCAAACCAAGAAAATTGGTTCCCAACTCAggaatagcccccccccccaaatcgaTGGATCTGGTCAGGCCCCACTGATTTCTGTAGGTCAGTAACGGGCATGGCTTGGTCTCCCAGAGGTATGGGGCAGAACAGAGGGTGGGCTGGAACAGGACGGGGGGCGTTTCGCTTGGCAAAGGTTCTGGATGCAAAATATTTGCTTCTCTCagtggaggaaaaaaaggggTCAACCAAGAGCTCATCTGCGTGTTCAGCCTGTAAACTGAATTATGGCTGGAAGTCTGGCTGTGCCTGTGCTGCCAATTCCCCCCTGGCACGgatccattccctggggcagcaAAGGGTAGGCACATCCTTGGACAAGAAGCTGCGAGGGACACAGGATGACTGAATGTGTGACTAAGTTCCTAGTCCTCATGCTTTCAAAACCACGTAGGCACTTGACGAAAACCAGGGATAAAGGCGGCAAGGGACGAGCCAGTCGGCAGCTGGTTCTCTCCTGGCACAGAAGctctcctgccagcttccccacccATTATTCTGTGTAACAGAatgacaaagttggaagggaccttggaggtcttctagtccaacccctgctcaagcaggaatccATTTCAGACAATAGGGGGGTCCAGGACGTTGGCCGAGGCCCTTCTGCCCCCTTCCTTCTGCCCAAAGCACAGGGCAGGTTGCTGCCTCGCTTGGTAAGGGTCTCCCTGGATCTGCTGTAGCCTGGCACGGAGCCCCCCCCTGGGCTTGGCATCACCAAGATAGTTTTGCCACAGTTGCGCTGCCTAACTGCAGACCCTGACAAAGGATGGGgcgagagggagggggggtgtaaaCGCAGGACTGGACCCTCAGACAACCCGAACCCCCATTTTAAGGAGCACTGAATCGGGGGAGAATGCT from Thamnophis elegans isolate rThaEle1 chromosome 15, rThaEle1.pri, whole genome shotgun sequence includes the following:
- the FAM43B gene encoding protein FAM43B, which gives rise to MAAALLPWRRDKWVLVGPEERKRPGKGWAPRLSCASLLASLLGWWPELWAAGALGGLFRGRRRTAQLNAEEPTFRVCYLGNAATLQAKGEGCAEAAVEKLWARSQAGQRGARMQLSLGPQGLHLRPASAAKESRRPGHAYLLHRITFCGADRRHPRVLAWVYRHQVKNKAVALRCHAVLLSRAEKAQAAARLLFQTSAAAFNEFKRLQRRSDSRRLQRQLLGEAVVPLAPLRRLLNAKCPYRPPPERGRNAPRLSSIQEEEEEEEGEKEKRKNERPAFCTPTRATHDWLATRTTVLCAIGSLGPTSPAGHPCGPLLPDAKMTRGLERPEIQTLVREFQFCSLRGALPVGEAASWTPSRQLPCLSR